In Aequorivita sp. H23M31, a single window of DNA contains:
- a CDS encoding DUF433 domain-containing protein: MEKGNDISKFISSDPGILGGTPVFLGTRVPVSILFDYLKGGDTLQDFLDNYPTIKKSVAKKVIELSAETLLN, encoded by the coding sequence ATGGAAAAAGGAAATGACATATCAAAATTTATTAGTTCTGATCCTGGGATTTTGGGTGGTACTCCCGTTTTTTTGGGAACTCGTGTTCCTGTTTCTATTCTTTTCGATTATCTAAAGGGTGGAGACACCCTCCAGGATTTCCTTGATAATTACCCCACAATCAAAAAATCCGTCGCAAAAAAGGTAATCGAACTTTCCGCAGAAACTCTATTGAATTAG
- a CDS encoding glycosyltransferase family 2 protein, translating to MEIPLVSIVTPVYNSEKFLEAALTSVQNQTYSNWELILIDDGSTDSSESIAREFYLEDSRIIFEKLPLNKGAAIARNRAIDLAKGDFIAFLDSDDFWAPDKLEIQLGFMQKKKCDVSFSNYLLIDEDGNSLKRRIVAMPVLTYKTQLRNNYIGNLTGMYCSRTLGKVYSPLLRKRQDWGLWLEAIKKSGKPALGIQVDLAYYRKRKNSVSTNKFGLLKYNFLFYKCYLSQSTPKAIYSMGQFLREYFLVRPKYIKNL from the coding sequence ATGGAAATTCCTTTGGTTTCGATTGTTACGCCGGTTTATAATTCCGAGAAATTCTTGGAGGCGGCATTAACAAGTGTTCAAAACCAGACCTATTCCAATTGGGAATTAATTCTAATCGACGATGGCTCCACTGATAGTTCCGAGAGCATTGCCCGAGAATTCTATCTTGAGGACTCCAGAATCATATTTGAAAAACTTCCTCTAAACAAAGGAGCCGCTATTGCCCGGAACAGGGCCATTGATCTTGCAAAAGGAGATTTTATAGCATTTCTAGATTCCGATGATTTCTGGGCACCCGATAAACTTGAAATTCAGCTCGGTTTTATGCAAAAAAAGAAGTGCGATGTTTCCTTCTCCAATTACCTGCTGATAGATGAAGACGGAAATTCATTAAAAAGAAGAATTGTGGCAATGCCTGTTCTTACCTATAAAACCCAATTGCGTAACAATTATATAGGAAATCTTACGGGAATGTATTGTAGTAGAACTCTCGGAAAGGTTTATTCTCCTCTTTTGAGAAAACGTCAGGATTGGGGATTGTGGTTGGAGGCCATCAAAAAAAGTGGCAAACCAGCTTTGGGAATTCAGGTGGATCTAGCTTACTACAGAAAACGCAAAAATTCTGTAAGTACAAATAAGTTTGGACTGCTGAAGTACAATTTTCTTTTTTATAAATGTTATTTATCCCAATCTACACCCAAGGCAATTTATAGTATGGGCCAATTTCTAAGGGAATACTTTTTAGTAAGACCCAAGTATATTAAAAATCTTTAA
- a CDS encoding DUF6427 family protein, which yields MLTSFFGNSKPAHFLLLGVIIASAFIWTLFQAPMMEISVGYILFQAFLLGVIIIGIILLDFIVSKNHLTRRNAYSILFYSCFIIMFPIFFLHSEIILANFFILLAIRRIISLRNDSNSEKKILDAALWITLASLFYFWSLLLFLPLWIAVIQKPNLTYKQMLIPIVGFFAVIIINTAFQLLIHDSVSWLIHWKQNISYDFSLYNSAKIFVPITLLSGLLVWTGFYRLQRLGSIPLKERPNYWMIFIITLVSFVIALCSPIKDGSEMIFLFAPTAILCAKYMEGIQGDIYRAKDKVEVWFKEIILWIVVVFGFVFMVL from the coding sequence ATGCTTACAAGCTTTTTCGGAAATTCTAAGCCTGCCCATTTTTTGCTTCTCGGAGTAATCATTGCCTCAGCATTTATTTGGACATTGTTTCAAGCTCCTATGATGGAAATAAGCGTGGGATACATTCTGTTTCAAGCATTTCTCCTGGGTGTTATAATTATCGGCATAATCCTACTGGATTTTATTGTTTCAAAAAATCATTTGACACGCCGGAATGCTTATTCCATTCTTTTTTATTCTTGCTTTATCATAATGTTCCCAATTTTTTTCCTTCATTCTGAAATAATTTTGGCCAACTTTTTTATTTTGCTCGCAATTCGAAGAATTATAAGTCTACGAAACGATAGCAATTCAGAAAAGAAGATATTGGATGCCGCTCTTTGGATTACCCTTGCCTCTCTTTTCTATTTTTGGAGTTTGTTACTTTTCTTGCCGCTATGGATTGCCGTAATCCAAAAACCAAATCTTACCTATAAGCAAATGCTTATTCCCATAGTTGGGTTTTTTGCTGTTATTATTATAAATACAGCCTTTCAACTATTAATTCACGATTCCGTTTCTTGGTTAATACATTGGAAACAGAATATTAGTTATGATTTTTCATTATATAATTCTGCCAAAATTTTTGTTCCCATTACATTGCTTTCTGGATTATTGGTCTGGACTGGCTTTTATAGATTACAGCGACTTGGGTCGATTCCGCTAAAGGAACGTCCCAATTATTGGATGATATTTATTATAACCCTAGTATCTTTCGTAATTGCTCTATGTAGTCCTATAAAAGATGGATCTGAAATGATTTTTCTATTTGCCCCAACCGCCATTCTTTGTGCAAAGTATATGGAAGGGATTCAAGGCGATATATATAGAGCAAAGGACAAGGTAGAAGTTTGGTTTAAGGAAATTATACTTTGGATAGTGGTTGTATTCGGGTTTGTATTTATGGTATTATGA
- the hemB gene encoding porphobilinogen synthase has protein sequence MFPLRRNRRLRTSESMRSLVRETIINPNDFIVPLFVVEGKGIKEEIASMPNYFRLSLDLLEKEVKELWKLGLKSVLLFVKVEDKLKDNTGKEALNPDGLMQRAIKTVKNAVPEMLVMTDVALDPFSIYGHDGIISEGKVLNDDSSAVLAEMALSHAKAGADVVAPSDMMDGRIFEIRTLLEDEGYFDTAIMAYSAKYASAFYGPFRDALDSAPVDLKDIPKDKKTYQMDFGNRLEAIRETLMDIEEGADIVMVKPGLCYLDIVREITNAVNVPVAVYQVSGEYAMLKAAAERGWLDHDAVMMEQVTAIKRAGATMIASYFAKDVVKLIS, from the coding sequence ATGTTCCCATTAAGAAGAAACCGAAGGTTGCGGACAAGCGAGAGTATGCGGAGTTTGGTTCGTGAAACAATTATAAACCCTAATGATTTTATCGTTCCACTTTTTGTTGTGGAAGGAAAAGGCATAAAAGAAGAAATAGCTTCTATGCCAAATTACTTTCGCCTCAGCTTGGACTTGCTTGAGAAAGAAGTGAAAGAACTATGGAAGCTGGGTTTAAAATCCGTTCTCCTTTTTGTAAAGGTTGAGGATAAATTAAAAGATAATACCGGTAAAGAAGCATTGAACCCTGATGGATTGATGCAGCGTGCTATAAAAACTGTTAAAAATGCGGTTCCCGAAATGCTGGTAATGACCGATGTCGCCCTGGATCCGTTTTCGATCTATGGACACGATGGTATCATTTCAGAAGGGAAAGTTTTGAATGATGATAGCAGCGCGGTTTTGGCTGAAATGGCTTTAAGTCACGCTAAAGCTGGTGCAGACGTTGTGGCGCCTAGTGATATGATGGATGGACGGATTTTTGAAATCCGCACCCTCCTCGAAGACGAGGGATATTTCGATACTGCAATAATGGCCTATAGCGCAAAATATGCCTCTGCGTTTTATGGACCTTTTCGGGATGCCTTAGATTCGGCCCCGGTGGATTTAAAAGATATTCCAAAGGATAAAAAGACCTACCAAATGGATTTTGGTAACCGCCTTGAGGCAATTCGGGAAACCTTAATGGATATTGAGGAAGGGGCCGATATTGTTATGGTAAAACCTGGGTTATGCTATTTGGATATAGTGCGTGAGATAACCAATGCCGTTAATGTTCCCGTAGCCGTTTATCAGGTAAGCGGAGAATATGCAATGTTAAAGGCCGCTGCTGAGCGGGGATGGCTGGACCATGATGCTGTAATGATGGAACAGGTTACTGCAATTAAACGAGCTGGAGCAACAATGATTGCTAGCTATTTTGCAAAAGATGTAGTTAAACTTATATCGTAG
- a CDS encoding UPF0175 family protein translates to MKSLSLNIPSGLDLDPNELAIFIASRLYEKGRLSSGQAAEMAGLTKGPFAELLGRYNVSMNRMA, encoded by the coding sequence ATGAAATCATTATCCTTGAATATACCTTCTGGTCTTGATTTGGATCCAAATGAACTAGCAATTTTTATTGCATCTCGATTATATGAAAAGGGTAGGCTATCATCGGGCCAAGCTGCTGAGATGGCGGGTCTAACAAAGGGTCCTTTTGCTGAGCTTTTGGGGCGTTATAATGTTTCCATGAATCGGATGGCTTAA
- a CDS encoding DUF5615 family PIN-like protein — translation MKLLLDENLPKKLKYRFPSTFNLITVPELEWGGVKNGDLLKKMNDENLKVLISIDKSFNHQQNLITHSVCLIVLKAKDNRYETLLKFMPKLLSVLNNALDPGVILIEQ, via the coding sequence ATGAAACTTTTGCTTGACGAAAACCTTCCTAAAAAACTCAAATATCGTTTTCCTTCGACATTTAATTTAATAACAGTTCCAGAATTGGAATGGGGTGGTGTAAAGAATGGAGATCTTCTAAAAAAGATGAATGACGAAAACTTAAAAGTTTTGATTTCAATAGATAAAAGCTTTAATCATCAGCAAAATCTCATAACTCATTCAGTATGTTTGATTGTCCTAAAAGCCAAGGATAATAGATATGAAACATTACTGAAATTTATGCCCAAATTGTTGTCAGTATTGAATAATGCGTTGGATCCGGGGGTCATTTTAATTGAACAATAA
- a CDS encoding AMP-binding protein: protein MSAEELERIQSENLKKILQYASENVPYYRDLNLDKDADLSDFPILTKAILRTKSNQLISDKYHKNQLETNHSSGSSGEQSFTYMSFDHKFYLRALQTHWWMWGGYKPGEFMLQAGISPKRSFPKKLKDLFFRVQYMNAFKLKQDEITEQLKLLEKKDPKHLAGYPSALNEIALLALSNNKIYHFKSLISYGDKLFGHYRKNFENAFQNPTIINTYGCAEGLLMACQADLPYYYIMSPHVFLEVVNENGEPVPDGERGHILVTSLSSFSMPLIRYRLGDLGVLLPKSLYPSHRKFNYPLLQEVTGRETEIIKAPNGNILTVHSFTGILEYVEEIKQFKIIQISKIRLVVEYQTDSGVKLPFKVENEVHDKLLDLVEGTMDITFNLVEKIAASPSGKPQIIEIQRKN from the coding sequence ATGTCGGCAGAAGAACTTGAGCGCATTCAATCTGAAAATCTTAAAAAGATTCTTCAATATGCAAGTGAAAATGTTCCTTATTATAGAGACTTAAATCTTGATAAGGATGCTGATTTAAGTGATTTCCCTATTTTAACCAAGGCCATTCTACGCACAAAAAGCAATCAACTTATTTCGGATAAGTATCATAAAAACCAGCTCGAAACAAACCATAGTAGCGGAAGTAGCGGGGAACAATCATTCACCTATATGAGCTTTGATCACAAATTCTATCTACGGGCTTTACAAACCCATTGGTGGATGTGGGGAGGATATAAACCTGGAGAATTTATGCTTCAGGCAGGGATTTCTCCAAAAAGAAGTTTTCCAAAAAAGCTTAAGGACCTCTTTTTCCGGGTGCAATATATGAATGCTTTTAAGTTGAAACAGGACGAAATTACCGAACAGCTTAAATTATTGGAGAAAAAGGACCCCAAACATTTAGCAGGCTATCCATCAGCCTTAAATGAAATCGCGCTATTGGCATTATCGAATAATAAGATCTATCACTTTAAAAGTTTAATCTCTTATGGGGATAAGCTATTTGGTCATTATAGGAAAAACTTTGAGAATGCCTTTCAGAATCCTACGATTATTAATACTTATGGTTGCGCTGAAGGCTTATTAATGGCCTGCCAGGCTGATTTACCCTATTATTACATTATGTCACCCCACGTTTTTTTGGAGGTAGTTAATGAGAATGGAGAGCCCGTTCCCGATGGGGAGAGGGGGCATATTTTAGTTACTTCCTTGAGCAGTTTTTCCATGCCGCTGATAAGATATAGATTAGGTGATTTGGGCGTACTGCTCCCCAAAAGCTTGTATCCTTCCCATAGAAAATTTAATTATCCACTCTTACAGGAAGTTACGGGGCGTGAAACGGAAATTATTAAAGCACCCAATGGAAATATACTTACGGTCCATAGTTTTACGGGAATTTTAGAATATGTTGAGGAAATCAAGCAGTTTAAAATTATACAAATATCAAAAATTAGGTTGGTGGTTGAATACCAAACGGATTCGGGAGTTAAATTACCCTTCAAAGTGGAAAATGAGGTTCATGATAAACTACTAGATCTGGTGGAAGGAACAATGGATATTACCTTTAATCTAGTTGAAAAAATTGCCGCTTCCCCCTCAGGAAAACCTCAGATTATTGAGATACAAAGAAAAAATTAA
- a CDS encoding DUF6341 family protein, translating to MTWKGLWEGIASFFENVLFIPYDALRNLELDSWFFANIISWILLLIGAVAFIYWMLQLKKFDEDTQSHYTFDETP from the coding sequence ATGACTTGGAAAGGTTTGTGGGAAGGAATAGCTTCCTTTTTTGAAAATGTGCTTTTCATTCCTTATGATGCACTGCGTAATCTGGAATTAGACAGCTGGTTTTTCGCAAATATAATTTCATGGATCCTATTGTTAATCGGTGCGGTAGCATTTATTTATTGGATGTTGCAGTTGAAAAAATTCGATGAAGATACCCAAAGTCATTATACCTTCGACGAAACACCTTAA
- the hemF gene encoding oxygen-dependent coproporphyrinogen oxidase: MKQQFVEYIRNLQNQITFALEEIDGRAKFQEDEWVREKGGGGRTRVIENGNVFEKGGVNTSEVFGKLPETMQNYFGVKDADFFACGLSLVIHPKNPFVPTVHANWRYFEMYDSEGNIVDSWFGGGQDLTPYYLFEEDAKHFHSVCKTACDKHNRVFYQSYKKRCDEYFWNSHRHEARGVGGLFFDYLKKTDSMKMQDWYNFVTEIGNSFLECYVPIVEKRKEIPYSKENRDWQEIRRGRYVEFNLIHDKGTLFGLKTDGRIESILMSLPPVVQWKYDYQPEPGSEEEKLVEVLKHPREWA, encoded by the coding sequence ATGAAACAACAGTTTGTAGAATACATAAGGAACTTGCAGAACCAAATAACTTTTGCTCTAGAGGAAATCGATGGGAGAGCGAAGTTTCAAGAAGATGAATGGGTTCGCGAAAAAGGAGGTGGAGGTCGGACTCGAGTAATTGAAAATGGTAACGTTTTTGAAAAGGGCGGAGTAAATACCAGTGAGGTATTCGGAAAACTTCCCGAGACTATGCAAAATTATTTCGGAGTAAAAGATGCCGATTTTTTTGCCTGTGGGCTCAGTTTGGTAATTCATCCTAAAAATCCCTTTGTACCCACCGTACATGCTAATTGGCGTTATTTTGAAATGTATGATTCGGAAGGAAATATTGTGGATTCCTGGTTTGGCGGCGGACAAGATCTTACTCCGTATTATCTCTTTGAAGAAGATGCCAAACATTTTCACAGCGTATGTAAAACGGCTTGCGACAAGCATAACCGCGTATTTTACCAAAGTTATAAAAAGCGCTGCGACGAATATTTCTGGAACTCCCACCGTCATGAAGCGCGTGGTGTTGGAGGATTATTCTTTGATTATTTAAAGAAAACGGACTCTATGAAAATGCAGGATTGGTATAATTTTGTAACCGAAATCGGCAATAGTTTTTTGGAGTGCTATGTTCCCATCGTGGAAAAGAGAAAAGAGATTCCATATTCCAAGGAAAATAGAGATTGGCAAGAAATCCGACGCGGCCGGTATGTAGAATTCAATTTAATACACGACAAAGGGACGCTTTTTGGACTAAAAACAGATGGAAGGATTGAAAGTATTTTAATGAGCCTTCCTCCGGTAGTACAATGGAAATATGACTATCAGCCGGAACCAGGAAGCGAGGAAGAAAAGCTTGTGGAGGTTCTAAAACATCCCAGAGAGTGGGCTTAG
- a CDS encoding DUF4254 domain-containing protein: protein MFSDKANKIFLEVINKYHEMNTVDQPFTNLYDKDTNLIEHLLYRKCWIDTVQWHYEDIIRDPNIDPVAALKLKRQIDASNQDRTDMVEYIDSYFLDKYKDVKVQENATINTESPAWGIDRLSILALKIYHMNEEATRTDASQQHQMACQAKLDILLEQRVDLSTAINQLLDDIAHGRKYMKVYKQMKMYNDDELNPVLRGKK, encoded by the coding sequence ATGTTTTCAGACAAGGCCAACAAAATCTTTTTAGAGGTAATAAATAAATACCACGAAATGAACACCGTGGACCAACCTTTTACCAATCTTTACGATAAGGATACCAATTTAATTGAGCATTTACTCTATAGAAAATGTTGGATTGATACCGTCCAATGGCATTATGAGGATATTATTCGGGACCCGAATATCGATCCTGTAGCTGCCTTAAAATTAAAGCGTCAGATTGATGCTTCCAATCAGGATCGAACCGATATGGTGGAATATATAGACAGTTATTTTCTGGATAAATATAAGGATGTAAAAGTTCAGGAAAATGCTACCATCAATACTGAAAGTCCGGCGTGGGGAATTGATAGACTTTCTATTTTGGCTCTTAAAATTTATCATATGAATGAGGAGGCTACCCGGACGGATGCTTCCCAACAACATCAAATGGCCTGTCAGGCAAAACTTGATATCCTTTTAGAACAACGAGTGGATTTAAGTACCGCAATTAATCAATTGTTGGACGATATCGCGCATGGCCGAAAGTATATGAAAGTTTATAAACAGATGAAAATGTACAATGACGATGAATTGAATCCCGTGCTCCGCGGAAAAAAATAA
- a CDS encoding DNA adenine methylase, producing MNYIGSKHKLSPFIYKTVTQICGSDLSDKVFCDLFAGTGIVGRNFREHVKQVISNDVEYYSYVLNRNYIGNNFEFEYQDLLGELNSLKGIKGFIFENYSEEGKAGRNYFNSENGQIIDAIRLQIENWKKSESISQDQYFFLLASLIESADKVANTASVYGAYLKHIKKSATNPLIIEAANIKKDLFGDSLTRQENLIFQKDANELIKEIEGDILYLDPPYNARQYGANYHLLNTIAKYDTFVPKGKTGLRDYYKSDWCRTGEALKSFEDLIENAQFSYIFLSYNNEGIMSEKDVESVMKRFGKYSLKTKKYQRFKADKTENRNHKASETFEYLHILEKGK from the coding sequence ATGAACTACATAGGCTCCAAGCACAAACTTTCTCCCTTTATTTACAAAACGGTAACACAAATTTGTGGTTCAGATCTTTCGGATAAAGTATTCTGCGATCTTTTTGCAGGTACTGGTATTGTAGGTAGAAATTTCAGAGAACACGTTAAACAGGTTATTTCAAATGATGTGGAATATTATAGTTATGTGCTCAACCGAAATTATATTGGTAATAATTTTGAATTTGAATATCAGGATCTTTTAGGCGAATTGAATTCGCTAAAGGGAATCAAAGGTTTCATTTTTGAAAATTATTCCGAAGAAGGAAAAGCGGGACGAAACTATTTTAATTCAGAAAATGGACAGATAATCGATGCAATTCGTCTTCAAATTGAAAATTGGAAAAAATCTGAATCGATTTCACAAGATCAATATTTCTTTCTTCTAGCATCCTTAATTGAAAGTGCAGATAAGGTTGCCAATACTGCCTCTGTTTATGGAGCTTACCTAAAACATATAAAGAAATCGGCCACAAACCCCTTAATAATCGAAGCGGCAAATATTAAAAAGGATTTATTTGGTGATTCTTTAACCCGCCAAGAAAATCTCATATTCCAAAAGGACGCAAATGAGCTTATTAAAGAAATAGAAGGAGATATCCTCTATCTGGATCCTCCTTATAACGCCCGGCAGTACGGTGCCAACTATCATTTGCTGAATACTATTGCAAAATATGATACCTTTGTGCCCAAAGGAAAAACAGGGCTGAGGGATTATTATAAAAGTGATTGGTGTAGGACGGGAGAGGCGCTAAAAAGTTTTGAGGATCTAATCGAAAATGCACAATTTTCATATATTTTCCTGAGTTATAACAACGAGGGAATAATGAGTGAGAAGGATGTGGAATCGGTGATGAAACGCTTCGGAAAATACAGCCTTAAAACCAAAAAATATCAACGTTTTAAAGCCGATAAAACCGAAAACCGCAATCATAAAGCTTCCGAAACTTTTGAGTATTTGCACATTTTGGAGAAAGGGAAATAG
- the purD gene encoding phosphoribosylamine--glycine ligase: MNILILGSGGREHAFAYQISQSKRCKNLFVAPGNAGTSSIATNVALKVTDFEAVKKCVLENGIEMVIVGPEDPLVQGIADYFLETPALKNVMLIGPSKRGALLEGSKQRAKEFMMQHNIPTASYACFTPKSLEAGKEFLEELNPPYVLKADGLAAGKGVLILNDLAEAKRELENMLSHSKFGEASSKVVIEEFLDGIELSVFVLTDGKNHKILPTAKDYKRIDEGDTGLNTGGMGAISPVPFADEALMKKIEERIVEPTINGLIEEKIDYKGFVFIGLIKVTDEPYVIEYNVRMGDPETEVVLPRIKNDLVDLFEATFHQKLDEVEIEIDSRAAATVMLVSGGYPEDYEKGKQISGLDNVKGSIVFHAGTKSENGKILTNGGRVLAITSLDSDFNRALKKSYQNIENLSFDRMKYRKDIGFDL; encoded by the coding sequence ATGAACATTTTAATCCTCGGTTCCGGTGGTCGCGAACACGCATTTGCCTACCAAATCTCACAGAGTAAACGCTGTAAAAACCTTTTTGTAGCACCCGGAAATGCCGGTACTTCTTCAATTGCAACCAATGTCGCCCTAAAAGTAACCGATTTTGAAGCGGTAAAGAAGTGTGTACTCGAAAATGGGATTGAAATGGTAATAGTTGGTCCCGAAGATCCTTTGGTCCAAGGGATAGCTGATTATTTTTTGGAAACACCTGCCTTAAAAAATGTGATGCTCATTGGGCCGTCTAAACGAGGTGCCTTATTGGAAGGTAGTAAACAGCGTGCAAAAGAGTTTATGATGCAGCATAACATTCCAACTGCGTCCTATGCGTGCTTCACACCGAAATCTTTAGAAGCCGGAAAGGAATTCTTGGAAGAGTTAAATCCGCCCTATGTTTTAAAAGCTGATGGACTCGCCGCTGGAAAGGGAGTTTTAATTTTGAATGATCTTGCTGAAGCTAAGCGGGAACTTGAAAACATGCTTTCCCATAGCAAATTTGGCGAAGCCAGTTCAAAAGTGGTCATTGAGGAGTTTTTGGACGGTATTGAATTAAGCGTTTTTGTATTAACTGATGGGAAAAATCATAAAATTCTACCCACGGCAAAGGATTATAAACGTATTGACGAAGGCGATACCGGACTCAACACCGGTGGAATGGGCGCCATCTCTCCAGTACCTTTTGCTGATGAAGCGTTGATGAAAAAGATTGAAGAGCGAATAGTAGAGCCCACCATTAATGGACTGATAGAAGAAAAGATTGATTACAAGGGTTTTGTATTTATTGGACTGATAAAAGTAACGGATGAACCTTATGTAATAGAGTACAACGTACGTATGGGCGATCCAGAAACGGAAGTTGTATTACCCCGAATAAAGAATGATCTGGTCGATTTGTTTGAGGCTACCTTCCATCAAAAACTCGATGAAGTTGAGATTGAGATCGATTCCAGAGCCGCTGCAACTGTCATGCTGGTTTCGGGAGGATATCCAGAAGATTATGAAAAAGGAAAACAGATTTCAGGATTGGATAATGTGAAGGGTTCAATCGTATTTCATGCGGGCACAAAATCTGAAAATGGTAAAATCCTGACTAATGGAGGGCGTGTTTTGGCTATAACTTCGTTGGATTCTGATTTCAATAGGGCACTAAAAAAATCCTACCAAAATATAGAAAATCTATCTTTTGATAGGATGAAGTATCGTAAGGATATCGGGTTTGACCTTTAA
- a CDS encoding glycosyltransferase family 9 protein — MTKPKHILVIRLSAMGDVAMTVPVLRTLTQTYPEVKITILSRPFFKPLFDGIPNLDFLEADVNGRHKRLGLLKLAKEAKALGIDAVADLHNVIRSKIISKYLELKGINVASIDKGREEKKDLVSAEGKNISQLKTTHQRYADVFEKLGFPLDLSKPQFAARQRLAPKLTALIGVEPKKLVGIAPFAAHDSKMYPLDLMEKVIAQLDASEKYRILLFGGGKKEISQLNKLSKLFANVSNTAGKLNFEEELSLISNLDLMLSMDSGNGHLAAIYGIPVITLWGVTHPYAGFAPFNQPEKNQLIANREEFPLIPTSIYGNKFPKGYEEAIRTISPETVLSKIKEVLF; from the coding sequence ATGACCAAACCCAAACATATTCTGGTAATCCGGCTCTCCGCAATGGGAGATGTAGCGATGACAGTTCCCGTTCTAAGGACATTAACTCAAACTTACCCAGAGGTGAAAATCACCATTCTCTCCCGACCTTTTTTTAAACCACTTTTTGATGGAATCCCCAATCTCGACTTTTTGGAGGCAGATGTAAATGGAAGGCACAAGCGTTTGGGATTGCTAAAACTTGCTAAGGAAGCGAAAGCTCTTGGAATCGATGCAGTGGCTGATCTTCATAATGTTATCCGCTCAAAAATAATTTCAAAATATTTAGAATTAAAAGGAATTAATGTCGCTTCAATTGATAAGGGGAGAGAAGAAAAGAAGGATTTGGTAAGTGCTGAAGGTAAAAATATCTCTCAGTTAAAAACCACTCACCAACGTTATGCCGATGTTTTTGAAAAACTTGGTTTTCCTTTAGACCTGAGCAAACCTCAATTCGCTGCTCGTCAACGCTTGGCTCCCAAACTAACAGCATTGATCGGAGTAGAACCCAAAAAATTAGTTGGTATTGCACCTTTTGCCGCTCATGACAGCAAAATGTATCCACTTGATCTTATGGAGAAGGTAATTGCTCAGTTGGATGCTTCTGAAAAATATCGCATTCTTCTTTTTGGCGGGGGGAAAAAGGAAATTTCCCAGCTCAATAAACTTTCAAAACTATTCGCCAATGTAAGTAATACCGCGGGGAAATTGAATTTTGAAGAAGAACTATCCTTAATTTCAAATTTGGATTTAATGCTTTCAATGGATAGTGGCAATGGACATTTAGCCGCTATCTACGGAATTCCTGTTATTACCCTTTGGGGAGTAACACATCCCTATGCCGGTTTCGCACCGTTTAACCAACCTGAAAAAAATCAATTGATTGCTAATCGAGAGGAGTTTCCTTTGATCCCAACCTCGATATACGGAAACAAATTTCCCAAAGGATATGAGGAAGCCATAAGAACAATATCTCCCGAAACGGTTCTTTCGAAAATAAAGGAGGTCTTATTTTAG